One part of the Rutidosis leptorrhynchoides isolate AG116_Rl617_1_P2 chromosome 1, CSIRO_AGI_Rlap_v1, whole genome shotgun sequence genome encodes these proteins:
- the LOC139886520 gene encoding ABC transporter F family member 1-like, translating to MVSDASKKKALQKKAAAAAKRGGKAAAAAVSAKAASIGMNGSSSTDNLSNGIGSLAISDRTCTGVLCSHPLSRDIRIESLSLTFHGHDLIVDSELELNYGRRYGLLGLNGCGKSTLLTSIGMRELPIPEHMDIFHLTREIEASDLSSLEAVMNCDDERLKLEAEVERLAALDAGGGEALDRIYERLDAMDAATAEKRAAEILNGLGFNKQMQAKKTRDFSGGWRMRIALARALFMNPTILLLDEPTNHLDLEACVWLEETLQKFARILVVVSHSQDFLNGVCTNIIHMQSKTLKMYTGNFDQYVQTRSELEENQMKQYKWEQDQIANMKEYIARFGHGSAKLARQAQSKEKTLAKMERGGLTEKVTRDSVLVFRFVDVGKLPPPVLQFSEVKFGYTPDNLIYKCLDFGVDLDSRVALVGPNGAGKSTLLKLMTGELTPLEGMVKRHNHLRIAQYHQHLAEKLDLDMSALLYMMREYPGNEEEKMRAAIGRFGLTGKAQTMPMKNLSDGQKSRVIFAWLAYRQPQMLLLDEPTNHLDIETIDSLAEALNEWDGGMVLVSHDFRLINQVAREIWVCENQTITRWNGDIMGFKEHLRTKAGLSR from the exons ATGGTGTCAGATGCGAGTAAAAAGAAGGCGCTACAGAAGAAGGCAGCCGCTGCTGCTAAAAGAGGAGGTAAGGCGGCTGCCGCCGCCGTGTCGGCTAAAGCGGCGTCGATTGGGATGAACGGGAGTTCAAGTACGGATAATTTGTCTAACGGAATTGGATCGCTTGCTATTTCTGACCGTACGTGTACGGGTGTGCTATGCTCTCATCCCTTGTCTAGGGATATTAGG ATAGAGTCACTGTCGCTTACTTTCCATGGACATGATCTCATTGTTGATTCTGAGCTGGAGCTCAACTACGGAAG ACGTTACGGTCTGCTTGGGTTGAATGGCTGTGGGAAGTCAACTCTTCTTACTTCTATTGGAATGCGAGAACTCCCTATTCCTGAACATATGGATATATTTCACCTCACAAGAGAAATTGAAGCTTCTGATCTGTCTTCACTTGAGGCTGTAATGAACTGTGATGACGAGCGACTGAAATTAGAGGCAGAAGTTGAGCGTCTGGCCGCATTG GATGCTGGTGGCGGTGAAGCTCTTGATCGTATATATGAACGGTTAGATGCCATGGATGCCGCCACTGCCGAAAAACGTGCAGCTGAGATTTTAAATGGTCTTGGTTTTAACAAGCAGATGCAAGCAAAGAAAACGCGAGATTTTTCTGGTGGTTGGAGAATGCGTATAGCTTTGGCACGTGCTCTTTTTATGAACCCAACCATTTTGCTGCTTGATGAGCCCACAAATCATCTTG ATCTTGAAGCTTGTGTGTGGCTTGAAGAAACCCTACAGAAGTTTGCGCGTATACTTGTGGTTGTCTCGCACTCTCAAGATTTCTTGAATGGTGTCTGCACAAATATAATTCACATGCAAAGTAAGACATTAAAGATGTATACGGGTAATTTCGACCAATATGTTCAAACCCGTTCAGAACTCGAGGAAAATCAGATGAAACAATATAAATGGGAGCAAGATCAGATTGCTAACATGAAGGAATACATTGCCAGGTTTGGGCACGGGTCTGCTAAACTGGCCCGTCAGGCTCAGAGTAAAGAGAAAACCCTAGCCAAGATGGAACGTGGTGGTCTAACCGAAAAGGTAACTCGGGACAGTGTTTTAGTGTTTCGGTTTGTTGATGTGGGCAAGCTTCCGCCACCTGTCCTCCAGTTTTCGGAGGTGAAGTTTGGTTACACACCCGATAACCTCATCTACAAGTGTCTTGACTTTGGAGTTGACTTGGATTCACGCGTTGCATTGGTGGGACCCAATGGAGCTGGTAAAAGTACACTTTTGAAGCTGATGACAGGGGAGTTGACTCCTCTTGAGGGTATGGTGAAGCGTCACAACCATTTGCGGATCGCTCAATACCACCAACATTTGGCTGAAAAACTCGACCTCGATATGTCGGCTTTGTTATATATGATGAGAGAGTATCCTGGTAACGAAGAGGAGAAGATGCGGGCTGCTATCGGCCGGTTTGGGCTAACCGGGAAGGCCCAAACCATGCCAATGAAGAACTTGTCGGATGGTCAAAAGAGCCGTGTGATATTTGCGTGGTTAGCATATAGGCAGCCACAAATGCTGCTTTTGGATGAGCCGACTAACCATTTGGATATTGAAACGATTGATTCGTTAGCTGAGGCTTTGAATGAATGGGACGGTGGAATGGTGCTTGTTAGCCACGACTTTCGGCTCATAAACCAGGTGGCCCGTGAGATCTGGGTGTGTGAAAACCAGACTATAACGCGGTGGAATGGTGACATTATGGGTTTCAAGGAGCACTTGAGAACCAAGGCTGGTCTATCTCGTTAG